Genomic window (Rosa chinensis cultivar Old Blush chromosome 6, RchiOBHm-V2, whole genome shotgun sequence):
CGGAACTGGCTTTTGACTTCTtgataccaaatgttccttgaTAAATGTAGATCATCATGGTAAAATTTTAGAGCTTAATTCACCATCGTAgtttggccgaaaatgctgctggaatccgtacaggtccctgtagatacctctcactatgcatggaggatttgctacatcaccaagcataagtaacaccctctttgggacacccacaagccacaGTGAGGCCCAACcaagacatgcatcccgtagccctatgttcaagctacgttacggtatccggaagtggtaaatacgtcgccgggaagccacctttccggccttgccaagttgccctcacaacatagcttttctacactagaatagtggtatttgagtcccacatcggaaaccatgtaaaggagatggcttccttcacctataaaaggaatgccttcTCCTACTTAAACATCACctcattacacactttgtaatccccttgggccgcaaggcccaaacacacatagtacaatattcaagtggacgtaatctcccgctaaggcggagacgaaccactatacttcttgtctctctctctctctctctctctctctttctcttacgttaattagacccctcggtcacaaACATTAACAGTCTCGTtttgccttttttcttcttttagtcagaaacttggaTCGATCGTTTGAAGGTGTTacactccgaactagctcttgcaatcttcataagaaatgatccttaggatgtctagaatggatctggaaattttaactcatttggagtttgtTTGTTCAAGCTACCGCCCCTTCTTCCTTGTCTATCTCGCTTTCTCCTAACTGGAGTAGGAAAATATGCttaggttgactttttagtgcatttcaaTGCTTCttcatcatttcctagcatgataaggaaaaaataataaatatatgtgtgtgaatatatatatatatatatatatatatatataaacacaaaggttaagtaaAGTACAtgattaggggaataatggaATTGGATTAGTAAACATTAAGttagactttagaacaagtaatttcaatattttagggcacaaatatgtatatgaattatgatccaacactattctctctacattttacttagttgttTCCTTATCactatcatttctaacttagttttgtgtttttaggtagttttgagtctATAAATGGAAGGCAAGGAGTTATTAGAgtagaaatggaaagaaatggagaaataaaGTTTTTCCAATtctactaggaaaaggaatcccagttgaagtaggaatcctaagtcCTAGGAGTGAGCTTggaaaaatgatgttcggaaATAAGAAATGACAGTCTCAGTCAGACTAGGAAACATGTTTGCATTAGGAGTCCTGATGGTTCTAGGATACCTGGGAAGACTATGAGAtgttgtggcttcaagatgGCTCAGGATTGTTCAAGAAAGTTCTAAAAGACCAAGAATGACAACACAATTAAAGAtgggctttgaaattgtccaattgaaGAAGCCtagcccaaagattgaagcatgtgacttgcacatgagtttctagAATGGTTTTGACGTCAAGATGAGTTCTTCTCCCATAGTGTTTGCTTTTTGTAGTGAGAAAGAGAGGAATGTACTAGAAGATTTTGGGAAAGGCATAAAAAGAAggaattttgaagaaaaatctaCTCCGTGAattatggaaaagaaaataaagagaataaataTTAGTTTTGGTTTCCTGATTGCATAGGAGTTGATTGAAGACCATTTTTAGGGAAGATACATAGTATTTTCGGCAATGAAGAATACATAGCAGATTCAAGAttgttctctacttctcaaggaatattttgattggttggatgacatcaTTGAAGTAGATTTCGACCAAATACCTGAGATAGCCGTGCACTGTATAAAGGGATCTTTGTGAGACGTTTATAAAtaccacaaaattcagaatcaaaaacacaaactcGTCCCCATCTCCTCTCATAGTTTCGGCAATTCATTCAATCTTCAAAGTTCAAGACTGCGAAGCATCCTCCTCTCCATTCAAGCAACCTTGCCGTGACCCTCATCCTCTCCACCACCTTTCAAGCTTCTCGCGTTCTTGAAGaattcaaaagtgtaaccatgaataCCTTTTTATGTTTTCATTTTTGCTTTGTAAAACAATTTCGGTTTCAATCCTAAATCAATTTcgatttcaatttttgttttggttttatgATTTGTGATTGCATGTTTGGATGAAGTGTTGATTTTAGATATGCagttttcgaatactatgaagcatgttttaggtttttaaGGTTATGAATTGCAATTGCATATTTGTTATGCATGATTGTTGGTTTTGTGCAAATAAATTATAGTTTATGTGTTTATTGCTCTTTGGATGCATATTTTGATTaatgagcatgtaattgaatccatattaagatGCTAGCATTCTAGGTCTTGATAATTAAAGTGAAAAACCTATAAATACTTAAGAAATTAACAATGTGtattgcatgcttgattagcgttctaacttgtgttcttggcttgaattgatcaaacttccatatGTGCTTAATGTGCaaattgtgttcttgttttgtgaTTAGCTAGAATTGGTAATTGCATACTTAATAGGGTAAACTATGGTGCGCATTCAtatagttaatttaattaagggaagtaaaaagaactttgtatggattcatctttgttcttgatcgaTTCCTTGCTATGACATGTTTTGATTCGTGATTGTTACTTTGAAACCTTGCTAACATGTTAGTAGTAGTTAACTATATCTAATTTTGTTCCATTCATATAACTCTATCTTGATTCTGTGTTTTGATGTGTCATTTGTATATAATTAGTTGTTAATTCAATAAATCCTAAAATCCCCTTCTATGTGCTTTTCGTAaatattgtatatatatttgtttttttttgtttaacatTTTATTTTTGCAAGAATTAATAAGAGCCCTAATCTCCGGTTGAGAACAAACCCTACTTGCTCTTTCTACACtgatagggttttaaattgagcacTAACTCTTGTGCAGGTAAATAGGctttatttaataaataagcCCCAGATGTCTAATAAAGGGTCTAGCACTATGTACCATGTGTTATCTCTACAACCTCTTGTCTATCTTTGAATGGTAGCGGATGAGTATAtaatggtcattctggcttAAGCATTTAGTAATACAATCATTGAtggattgattcaaaaaaaaaaaaaaaaactaatcttGGCTTAGTTTTTTTGAAACGGGGTTTGaaacccagcctaactgggaggctcagccccacgctcGAAAATATTATTAATAGAATAAGAAGGATGATTGTACAGTGAGGGGGACATATTACCTACACCTCGAGTACTAGTACAAGAATCCTCAAAGAGAGCATCCCGGATAATCacaggagtctcatctaaccaataaTCATCTAAGTAATCAACACTAGCAAGGTGTGCCAATCTATGGGCCACACCGTTTGCTTCACGATAGATAGAGTATAGATTAATAGAAGAAATTGCATGCAGATATGCTTTGCAATCCTCAACAATACAACCAACTTCAGAGTAGTCCTCCGTGTCACTTTTGAGTGCAGCAATCACCAAAGAGCAGTCAGTTTCAATATCAACATTGACTAATCCTTGGTGAATGATGAGTAAAAGTCCTGCTCTCATGGCTTCCAACTCCATCTGAAAGGCAGATCTAGCATGGGAAAAGGGACGTGCAATTGCAGTGAGACACACACCATCTTCATTCTTGATGAGAGCCCCAATACCCCCTTGACCAGTAGCGCTGTGAAACGCGCCATCAATATTAAGTTTCAACCTACCTTGAGGTGGCAGCTGCCACTTAGTTTTATGCCTTGATTTCTTCTTTGGTGACCCCGGATGGGCAGCATGGTAGTCCTCAAGGAGCTTGGTAGCCCAGGTAGCAGTATTCACGGGACAAAAGGAGGTCCCCTTCCAAGTAACATTGTTGTGTTCCACCCATATTGCCCAAACAAGCATGAAGAAGAGCTCTAGCTTGTGATTGGGCAGCAAATCATAAACATGCAGAAGCCATGCATGAACATTAGATGAAGGGTGGTTACGTACCTCAAGTTGCAGCAGGCCCCATAGCCAATACTCCTCAATTCTCTTGCAATTTTTTAGAACATGCAGGGCATCCTCTGCATAATTGTTGCAAAATACACATCTAGTATCCAACTGCACACATTTTTGAGCCAAATTGACTCTTGTAGGCATGCAGTATATTTCTATGCACCCTCCACATAAAGGATCGGACTTTTGGGGGAACATGAGTCTTCCACAATCTAGTCCAATGAGAATCAGCCACCCTAAATGAACTCCCCGATGAAGAGGCGCGGCTAGTGGCATTTTCAGTGAACCGAAAAGTATGATACCCACTGCGGACACTATAGACTCCTTTTTTGTCAAAATGCCAAACTAGCTTGTCCTCCCGGTCTCTAACACTCAAGGGAATGCTGGCAATGATGTTGACTTCTGTTTGAGTGAAAATCTCCTCCATGAATGATACTGCCCATTCTCTCTGGTTTCAAGGCTCCAATTCACCCACACTGGACTAAAACCAAATCGTAACATCACAGATTCTAAAAAAATCTACTCTACCCGATCGTAGGCTTTGATCATGTCAAGCTAACACTACTTTTCTGATAGTTGATCATCTGCCCTGACATCCTTTCTAACTCTTTCAGAATTTCTTTCAAGACGAGAGTATCCTCAAAATCtgccttgaaaaaaataaatgaatcaTCAGCGAAAAAAAGGTGGGAGATACATGGCGCACCTGGGCAGATTGCTATACCATGCAGCAGACCATCATTCTCCGCTTTCAATAAAAGTCTAGATAGCACTTCAGCACAGAGTAGGAATAGGTACGGCGAGATAGAGTCACCCTGCCGTAGCCCCCTAGTAGGGGTAATAATTCCTTGAGGCTCACCATTAAGGACGAAGGAGTAAGAGACTGTCTTTACGCAACACATTATCCAATTCACCCACACTGGATTGAAACCAAATTGTAGCATCACAGATTCTAAAAAAATCCACTCTACCCGATCTTGGCTTAGTTAAACCTTGTGAATCTGATTCAAAAAGCTTGATAAATTAAGGATGagtttcgtaaaaaaaaattgtaatcaTTTTCAAAACTATGACCTAAACTTGGCCACATGTCAAGGACTATACACATGAGAAATGATACATTCTAATTCCTTTATAGTAAtttttgataatttttcacaTGACTGAAGAGAAGATGTTGTGATAGATTCgtaatttcatttatttttttatacccTAAACCCGTAAAAACAACTATACACATGAGAAAATGACACTCTGAATCTTTTATAATACTTcttgataatttttcacaaGACTTAAGAGAATATGTAGTGATAGATTCataattacacacacacacacacacacatatacacatATAAATTGTATACCCTTAATTGCAGAATTTTTAGACTTAGCTCTTGTCATTTTTGAATGATTTACTTGGCTTTTATGCTTTGTAGGtcaaattggagaaaagaatgATTTTTAAGCCTTAATGTTGTGAACATATGATTCAAAGTTTgcctgcaattttttttttttttgggctggtGCGGCTGTCCTCAGGTCTTTATtcatgaaattgcagaatacagggggggggggacatagagcTTGAACCctagattacaataagcataaagagaacatcctgaaataatactaGGACTCtctacaaaatctatgtattctaacaagcaccaattagcaaagagtgcacgaatggctactccatttgctttgacatagcggtgacataccggaaagataactctataacgaagaagcatcattacaaatagcacagctttcccactatgttgccgcacaTAAATAAATCCGGCGGCACTCAATTTCAtcatgccactaggaggttgcgtccacTTGATCAAGAAAATAACTCGCCGCCTCACTAGGCCAAACAAGGCACAATGAATGTGCATACCGGGACTaagcccacgtcgccctaccaAATAATGGGAGGGTCTTATTGCTGGCAATAAGCCACATAGtactaaaattaaaaaacaaagcaacataaaataaaaatatagacAAGTTGTAGCCCATGCCCAACCTCCATCTAGCCCAAGCCTAAGTTGCAGGCTACACTGGCCACAACACCACCATCCCATTTGCAACTCCTTCGCCGTTCCATCACCGACCATGCCACCACCAGCACCCACTTTGCGGTAGACGAATGCAGGTCGACCCATCAACCTTTCATCATTCCCAACACGCCAGAAAGACGCCCCACCTCTCCCAAACCTTCCCCTCTCCAGATCGGATCCACACGAACCGAACCCGATCGAAAAATTCCGATCAGATCCAAACCCGACAGAACCCAGCTCACCAACATCTCCAGATCGAATCCCCACGACCGCTTCCCTTCGCCAACGCAACCTCCAGGCAAACAGGACAGCAAGACCATCACCAAGCAGCCTATACTCCGGCTGAGCTTTTTACAGGACAACCCACCACCAGACACGAGGTCCTCTCTAGCCCGTCAGACGACGACGCCGAGAGGGCGTGCCGTCGGACTGGGCAGAAAGTTCTCAGTTTAGAAGCAAGCGCAGCGCGGCGTGTTTTCTCTCTAGAAGAACAGGGTTTTTTTTAGCTCTGGAACTTCTTTCGTTTGCCTACAATTTTGAATCACCAGAATTGATTCTACACACCAACTTTAACAATTAAATTGTACTTTCTCACATAGAATTAGTAGGTAGGCCATACATGATTGAAAAGATATGAATAGTAGCTTTCCAAGGGATGTGGATTCACATTCTTTAAAGAAAGTTATGATGATTTGAGAGGAAAAAGTTCTTGAAGACAGATTTTTGCCAAGTTTTGCATATGTTTTTTGGAAATCCAATTTGTAGGCTCAAGTCTCTTGATTCTTATActcaaaggaaacaaaaaaaaatgtagctGACATATATTGAGAAATGTGCTACTGTGACTGAAATAACTTTGTTTTCCCTCTCCAAATAAAAAGCAATATAATCCAAGTTGGATGGGGAGACATAATCCAAGTTCTCCCCCATCCCCCACTCCGCTCATGTTGAGTTCGCTCAGCATGAGTGTATGACCAGTTGTCAGCCACACTTTGCCTATTTTGATAAAGCTCATTGTAGGTGTATGACCAGCTTTTGGGTACAAGTTTGATAATGCTTTTTAGTTTTGGAAGCTATGCGAAATATCTTTGGACTAAGTTACCTTTGAAAACATGTATTGAGTTTACTCCCCAGTTATTACTTCCAGTTTTCCTATGAAATCCTATTAAAGCAATGTGTTTATTTTGTTACGAGTTTGTCATACAATTTGGTATTTTGAAGTATTCGTgacttataatttttttaacttgTATTTTTACTATAAGTGGTTAATTGCACGCCAAAGGTTTACAAAAGAGAAATGATTTTAAGAAAAACAAGATTTATTAAAGTATTTtcaatattaaattattttaGTCCTCTCACTGAGCTTGTCTCACGTTTTCTATGATTTTCTTAGGGCTCTTTCGTTTTTTGTTTTCCTCAGGTTAGCGTTGCTGAGGTCGGATCCATATCCACATCAAAGGCATACATCCACTtgatcttcttgatcttctgaCATCAGTCTTATAGTTTACTTAGTAATATTTCTTATGTTAATTAGAAGAGCTTTGAGATGCCATAAGTAAAtttgttggaaattttggagatggatgatgcttTGAGTAAGAACTTGTAGGTTGAGGCATGTGGTACACTACCCTTAAGAGTAGATGTCTGCCCTTCGGAGATTATATCTCAGTGTAGCAAGTGTTGACGGCCTACCCTCTAGGGTACAAGAACCTCGATCCTTGTAggtgtacactcacaatactTGGATCGAATCGAACAACTTGAAAACTTTCTTTTGGTGGAATagagaaaattaaaggaaacacatgagAAATTTGAGCTCGAAAAGGAAACAAAGGATTGAGTTTTGTTGTGTGTTTTGATTTGGAAAGctagggattatatatatggcaGGAATGATCAATGCAATGACAATTTTACAATTGCAATTAAGctatgtaacttatgtaactgaaaggaatattatgacattgattaggaagaatcaaaacatcaaaataggAATGACATTTAAACTCTGTACCTTATGTAACAGAAAGGCAATATGTATCTTGACATTGATGAGTAAACCAAAATGGAAGAAAGCAAATAAAGAACCACCATAATTGCagactttgaacaaatgaatgatatatgagtaaactgatgaaatcttggtgtcaatcacaatcaaagaAAGTTAATGATTATTGCCATCTGCAATTAAAGGTCCAATGGAGGTTGCAATATAgctggtattttgaaatattctaaGTAAATTCCAACAAAATTGAGGTCTATTGGAATTGCGTGTAAATGTTGAACGAGGGACACTTTGATTTATCTGTTCATTGATGGTtattggaaattgattttgtgAGGGGCGGGAGGTCCTAATGGATTGGAGATATGTGATATGAGAAGTGTATTGATTGATTTATatagttttgggtagtccaatTTTAGGGGAGGTTATGTCGAATTTTCAATAGAATCTCTCTTTAATTTGGTCTACACAGGTCCACTTAGTTTTCTAAGGTGGAATCCGGGAGCGGGTCTGTCAGGTGCTATCTATTAGAATTATTATAGTAGTGACAATTCCCTCATtcaccatgaagtgacacttctcccaCTTTAAGATTAGGTTGCAATCTTCACATCTTTGAACCACAAGGGCCAAATGGTGTAGGCATTGATCGAATGAataaagtcatccatgaatacttcAATGAATCTCTCCACCATATcactaaaaatgaaaatcatGCACCTTTGGAAAGTTGCTGGTACATTGCACAAACCAAATGACATTCTTCTATAGGCAAAGGTGTCACATGGACAAGTGAAGGTGGTCTTGTCTTGGTCTTCCGGAGCAATGAGCATTTGATTGTAGCCATTATACCCATCGAGAAAGTAATAATACTCATACCCGGCAAGTCTCTCCAGCATTTGATCAATAGATGACAATAGAAAGTGATCATTCCTTGTAGCATTATTGAGCTTCCGGTAGTTTATGCACACTCTCTACTCAATTGCTTCTCTTTGAGGGACAAGCTCTCCTTTATCATTAGCCACAATCGTCATGCCACTCTTCTTGGGAACCACTTGAACCGGTGACACCCACTTTGAATTGGAAATGGGGTTCCCCTTGATAGAATCAGTAAAGTGGCTGGTTTGGTGGCTCGGTATGAACCATGGAAGGTGGATGAGTAAGCCATCATATGTGATTGATACTTGTATACCTGAGTGAAGAAGGGAAGTGCTGCAAGCATGGTGGATTTTGATTTCTTTGAAAACTAATGTACCAATCTTCGGAGTGGGTCATATGTGGTGTATAGTTCTTAAAATTTTTCAACTTAGAATGCCAGACCAAGTAATTCATATTTTTACGATAAAATAAATTCATATTTAGAAATTACTATTTACTCATTTTCATTCCATCTTTTTGACCTTCACCAAAATGGCACCATTAAGATTTTCTAGAGcaaagaaattcataatttccaaATTTTGAATGCCAAACCAAGTAATTTATATTTTTGCAATAAAATAAATTCATATCTACAaattattaattaatcattttcattccatcttcttttttttttttgaaaggtcaTTCCATCTTTTTTACCTTGACCAAATGGCACAATTAAGATTTTACAGGGCAAAGCAATTTACAATTTCCAAATTTTGAATGTcaaactgataggagcattttaatgcgacattttaagtgttatttcctcatatttacttagttatttccttaaataaatccttcttctttaggaaagtttctatttttagaaagtttctatttttggtaactttaataaaagtttctatttttaagtCCCAAGGAGCAAAcgaagctgaaatgagctcaaaagagaaagaaaagctagaGAACGTTGGAGAAGGCTAAGACAAGGCACAAGTGCCGCCAGAATGAGCTGAaaataagaaatgaagttttcctggtccagccaggaaatcctgtcctgttcagaaaaggaaactttgccaaagcaagactcctgagCCAACCAGGAAGCATGAtagaaaaaatgaagagaaatggCGTTAATAGAAGAAtcctggaggcactaggagaTCTTATGGCTTGGAGATgacacatggaggcccaaaaatcTTCTAGATTaatatggatttcggcaaaatgAGAAGAGCCCAATTGATGTTGGGTTTTTGGACGAAAAAGAGATATTTTTAGGattaaatctttatttttccGTGAATTATCAAGAGAGAATCATGAAGATAACATGAAAATCATCAAGGATATGACGTTGGGATATGCTTtggagaatttcaaggaaggGTGAAGTATGTGCAACAAGataaggctcaaaacaagtccagattagttgtccagattcattcctaaattccctcaagatatttTGGCCGGAAATGAAGAATAGAATCAGATTAAATCTCTAGATTTTCGGCAAAAATATATTTAGAGgattatggacttattttggagcattttgattggttggttgACACAATAGAGCTAACATAGCGCTATCTGATTGGTTGAAGCTGTGTGGAATTATTAGATAATTCtttgggaaaataaaagaagattcatgaagcttggagaccaagttcatgtcccctatatatacaccACACCCTTGGACGTTTTTCAACACATT
Coding sequences:
- the LOC112171184 gene encoding uncharacterized protein LOC112171184 — encoded protein: MPLAAPLHRGVHLGWLILIGLDCGRLMFPQKSDPLCGGCIEIYCMPTRVNLAQKCVQLDTRCVFCNNYAEDALHVLKNCKRIEEYWLWGLLQLEVRNHPSSNVHAWLLHVYDLLPNHKLELFFMLVWAIWVEHNNVTWKGTSFCPVNTATWATKLLEDYHAAHPGSPKKKSRHKTKWQLPPQGRLKLNIDGAFHSATGQGGIGALIKNEDGVCLTAIARPFSHARSAFQMELEAMRAGLLLIIHQGLVNVDIETDCSLVIAALKSDTEDYSEVGCIVEDCKAYLHAISSINLYSIYREANGVAHRLAHLASVDYLDDYWLDETPVIIRDALFEDSCTSTRGVGNMSPSLYNHPSYSINNIFERGAEPPS